TGAGCCTTGGCTTGGGGGAGGCGGGGAAAGAGGCGGGTAGTGGGAGGAGGGGCTCCATCCATTCAGGGCGGAGACAGTGGGAGGAGGGGGCCCATccatttggggggaggggttgtaCAGTGGGAAGAGGGGCACCCCAGGGTCCAGCTGAGAGGGGGCTTGCAAAGGTTCTGGGGTTCAGGCAGAGGGGGAGTATTTCATTTCTGTCCTGTGCACCTCAGTTTACGAGGTTCGCCAGTCACCAGCTTCTCCCAGGAACCCTGCCCCTAGGGCTGTCCAGTGTAGGGGCCGGTCTGCAGGCCTGGGCTGGGGAACCCCGAGTCCAGAGctgacctggggccctagtctggggaACCCCGAGTTTAGGACCGGCCGGTGGACCTGGGTTGAAGGACCCCGTGTCTAAGGTTGACCCTGGGACCTGGGCTGGGAAACCTCGAGTTGAGGGTCAGCCGGGGGAACTGGACTGGGGGACCCCGATTCTAGGGctgacctggggccctagtctggggaACCCCGAGTTTAGGACCAGCCGGTGGACCTGGGTTGGGGTCCCTTAGCCTAAGactgacctggggacctgggctgGGGAACCCCAAGTTGAGGGACGGCCGGGGACCTGGACTGGGGGACCCCGAGTTTAGGGCCAGTCgggggacctaggctgggggaccCCGACTTTAGGGCCAGccgggggcctgggctgggggacCCAGAGTCTAGGACCGGCCGGGGAACCTGGGCTGCGATCGGCGCATGCAGCCCCCCGGGACTAGCGAAGCGGCCGGCAGCGCCCGCTTAGTCGCGGGGATCCACATTTAGACAAAAACAGCCCGTTCCTGGCAAAGGCGTTTCTTCTCCTCCCGTCACAAGTGACAGGAGcggcggggagggggcgggggggtgCGGGGGCGGAGCggagggcgggcggggcggggggctggCGATCGGGGCTCCGCTCCCCGCGCTGCCAGTTCGCGGCCGGCCGGAGGGGCGCGGGGAAGCGCGGGCATAAGAGGCGCAGCCGGCGGCCGCAGACCCGCGCCCTCACTCGCCCCGCGCTCCGGCTCCCGCGCCGCAGGTGGCCGTGGGCAGGTGTGGCCGGGCGGGGCGCGGGCTGCTGCGGGCTCCTTGGTCCCGCCGGCCGGGAAGTTGCGGAGCGGGGCTGGAGCCAGGGGCACAAGGGGATCCCCGGGTCCGCGCCAGCCGCTGACCACTGCTGACCTACGGTTTCTCCCCGCTGACCCCCGGACTCTACCCGCCGGCCCCTCCTGCGCGATGCACGGCCCGGGGCGCCCGCTGCTGCTCGCgctgctgctggtgctgggggctgCGGGGCGCGGCGCGGAGCCTCCCGGGGCGGCCGAGCGACACTCGCTGCTGCGGCTGCTGGCCGAGGTCGTGCTGGAACTGAAGCGCTTCCAGGCGGGCGAGGCGGAGCGGCCGCCTCTGCCCGGAGCCCCAGAGGACGCTCCGGAGCCCGACGAGCAGCGCGTGGGTGAGCCGGGCTGGACGGGGCGCGGGCGGGCAGCACTGCAGGGCCCAGGCGGGAACCCCAGAATCTGCATGAGGAGCAAGAAGTTTTCCCCGTCCCAGCCCTATTCCAGCCCTGACCCCCAGCCCTGGGGTCTGTGCTCGCTGACCGGTCTGAGGTTTGGGCGCAACTGTTATCTGTTGTTCTGGAAATGTAAAGCAGTTTCAGTAAAGCAGTTTCTACAAAAATGTTgcagagccccctccccccagggcctTCCCAGAGGCGCCTGGGGAGACTTCTGAGGAAAGCAGTAGATGCTTCTCCACTCAATCAGTCCAGGCACTTTTTACAGATAAAGTGAGCAGTCAGTGAAGGGGGTGCTTGGGAAAAGTTGGAACCTTGTAAGTAAGGAGCACCCACATACACAAGTGTAGTGACCTAGGGGGGCCTGGGTAGCGGTCAGGTTGAGGAGCCTGGATTGGGAATCCCGGTGCTGAAGCTTGAGCCcagccctctccctccctccagacaGGGGACTCTGGAGACACTCAACTCTTCCTAGAGTGGACCTACAGAAGGTCAAGTTCTGTAGCAAATGCTTGCTTTAAAGGATCAAGTTTTCTTTTTAGAACACTGAGAGATATGGAATTTGATTTCTAAGCTCTCCAAAATGAAGACATCTAAAAGTGACCCCCCACATCCACCCAACgggcgcacgcgcacacacacacacacacacacacacacacacacacacactcctatgaGACCCTCTCACCAGCGCTGTTTTTCTGGTGGACAGGACAGTGTTACAGTTCTGTGAGTAGTCACTAGATCTAAGGTGCAATTTgccacctcccctccctccccccagaagACACTCGGGAGCAGAGGCTCCATCTGCTGCAATGTGATAGGATTCATGTAGTTTCCAATAACTTTGCGTAGCAGGCATTTAAAAAtcacaggaagaaagcttctttCTGGCAACACAATGATGAATTTATTTTGCCTCGCACAGAAATTGTTCCTCGTGATCTAAGGATGAAGGACAAATTTCTAAAACACCTCACAGGTAAGTTTCCTGCACCCCATCCCTACCTCTCCTTTGCCCCCCCTCCACCAGCTGCCCACTGGACCTTCAGCCTCTGCTTCTTCTCTGCTCCAGGACCCCTGTACTTCGGCCCCAAGTGCAGCAAGCACTTCCACAGGCTCTACCACAACACCCGAGACTGCACCATCCCCGCATGTAAGTGATGGGGCTGTGTGCTCTTCCCATGTCCCCGCACCATGCTCCCTCCTCACCCCATGAGCAGTGGGGGAGCAAGATAACCAAATCCTGCAGAGCTGATGCCAAATGGGAATTATTTACATCCACTAGACTTAATCAGCTCTTGGCATGGGCCATGTGTCCCATTCACGTCCCTGTTTGTTTATGACGTCTGGCCCCACGCCTGTATTTGCTCCGCTGTGACAGTTACCCAGATGCTGAGGAGCTGCTGAATGGTGGCCCAGAGCGGCAGAGGAAGGAGTGCCCCACCCCCATCAGGAAGCATGACCAAGAATGCCGTTGCTGTTTCTGCTGTTCTGGTTGGCTTCATGCTAACTCAGAAATGCAGAGTTGATTCCCGGTCTTGCTCTCAGCTGCAACTTTTTGGTGTTTATTCATACCAAAATGTATCTTATTTCTCCCGAAGTGGCCTCTTGTGACATCTGCTAGGGCCAGTTTTTTGTAGGAGCTCCAACTTTGATGAGCTTGTCCAGCATCACCGGAGAGCTTAGAGAGGACCCCAAGGGTCCATGtgtgctgcccccccccacccacacacataaAAAGAGAGTGTGGGCTCCAGGAAGCAACCTTGCAAGGCCAGAGCGCTGAGGTTCTCGCAAACACCAAGGCCCCTGCACCCACTCCGGATCTGCTCCATGCCAGGTGGCAAAGCAGCCAACACTGGAGCCACAGTCCCCAGATCTACCCCTGCTCCCACTTCCCCACACCCTCCCTGGcatccccccctcctcctctgaaGGTGACCACCATCTGTGTGAGTCACCAATGTCAGATAACTTCCCTTTTCATGTTTAAAAGTGATCATCTTTCAGTTAACTGTCCTCCAATACTAACTAGATCATGGATTTGGAATTTAAAAGGCCTTGAGGCATGTCCATCCATCCTTTTCCATCTGGGGCTGCTTCCCTGGATTCCATGCTCAGCCCCCAAGAATGAGACAGGAGATGGGCCCTCAAATCCGCTTTAAGTTATGATGCCACTAAGTCCTTGGGTGTCAGACTGAAAGGAACCACGGAGAATACCTCATAGGGAGATGTCAGAGCTCCTGTAACATGAGGGCCCCAGGGCTTCTGTGACATGATGGGGTCCCTGTGACATGAATGAGGCCCCTAGGGCTTTTGTAAAATGAGTGAAGTTCCCAGTCCTCCTGTGACACAAGTGAGGACACTAGGGCTCCCATGACATAAGGTCCCTGTGGCATGAGTGAGGTCCCCTGTCCTCTTGTGACATAAGTGAGGTTCCCGGGCTTCAAGTGACAccagctttttattttcctttgaatACCTTAgctctttttagttttatttattggatagagacagacaggtaaATCTAtagggaaggaggtagagagtgGAAGAGATAGATATCTGCATTTACCTCTGgcgaagcttccctctgcaggtggggacctggggtttgaacctggttcctgtgcactgtaacgtgtacacTCTAACCCTGCCCAGAGCCAACACTAGGTCTTCCAGTCCTGCCTTGCCTGCTGCACAAAGCCTTCAGCTAATGACCCTGTGTGTGCAGCCTGGCTGAGAAGACAGGTGAGGCCAGGCCTCCAGAGGGTGAGGAAGAGTGTGGCTGCACAGCAGGGAAgattccagtccctggtccctctccctccctcctccagccTCCCCACAGCTCCCTCCTCCTTCTGCCAGTGAGGATATGCTGTTTGTGTGGCGTCTCAGTGTCATGTGTTTTATGGCAACTTATCACAACTTCTGGTTGAGTTGAACACTCCCATTTTATGTTCAAGACTTGTTTAATTTGTTTAGCTTCTGAGAGGCTGAGCACTGAACCTGGGCTCAGATGTCACTCACCCAGGCTCCTGTGTTTAAGCGGGGTCTGTGACTCTTGGAATATAAACTccaggaagttaaaaaaaaaaaaacaaaaaaactctgcaGCTTTCCATGAGCTTCAGACGAGGAATGTCCTTTACAGCCTCAGGAAGCCTTACTTACCTTCTGAGGCGGCCGTTGTCGGAACATCAGGGGAAACGGAGGCACACATGGCCCCAGCTCTTTCTGCCCCTCTGCCTTTTCATGGctggggcttcatcactccagcccaacttcttcagatagaggcatagagatagacagagggagaaaaggaaagacactacaaCACAGAGGCTTTCCCcagtgtggtggtggctggggtaGTGGCATACGGCAAAGCATgccactacccaggtgagctatcctatGGCCCTgagctgcttcctcctcctccagctgttccttcacctccttcttcccaaagcacttatcagctctggcttatggtggtgcaggggactgaatctgagactttggagcctcaggcatgagtctctttgtataaccattgtggtaTCTAACATCCCCTCCCAACCCTCAGCTTCCAGTTATTACCTGTTTctgacgtgtgtgcttaaccagaggtGCCACCGTCTGGCTCCCTTACCTGTTTCTATATGCATTTATACAGAAGGCTGCAGCTTGTACAGAACTGTGTTAGCATAAAGCAGGGCCTTGTGCAGTAAAGTGAAGCTAGAGAGATCTCTAGATGAGCTGGGGCAACCTTGGAGACAGTGGGCAGAGGACAGGGGAGCAGGGCTACCACCCCCTAATTCCCAGGCCTCATGATTCACCCTCTGCTCTGAGATGCTACAGACCCTGAAGTGCTATCAGTTATTCACTCAATAGCTGGgggctcccatctgcaggtgacTTCCTGCAGTGTTCACCCTGCTTCCCGGGAATCAGGTTGTGTAAGGAACTGGGTGGCTTTAGCAGCTGACACACTTGAAAAAGGTCTGCTACTAACTTGGGCTTTGTTTCCATCCTAGACTACAAGAGGTGTGCCCGGCTCCTCACGAGGCTGGCTGTCAGCCCCATGTGCATGGAGGGGTGAGGTAAGTGGGTGTATGCGCCCCACCCCGGGATTCAGAACCTCCCCTGGAGTTCAGACACCCCATTCTGTGGCGCCGGCAGCTTGGTGGAGCACTCAGACTAGCTCCGACCCTGGCGCAGGGTTCAAGTCGGCCTGTTGTCCCCATGGCCTGGTGCAGAGCTGTGCTCCCGAGATGCCCATGGGTCAGCTGCAGTCTTGGACCTGCTGAACCAGTGTCCAGAGCAGCCTTCACACTGGCCGGCTCCTCAGTGTCGCTGACTCCTATGGCACTGGGCTGTCCTGTCTGAACGTGAGAGAGCACTGTCCTTGTCATGTTTCCCTCAGTTAAATTTTCTCAGCTTCTGCTTCTGAGAAAGCAGATGCACCTCCTCATCTCACCAGTCAGCCTTCACCCCGGCCTCTTGAGGCGGGTGGGTGTGCGCCAACCAGTCAGGCACACAGCAGGCTCAGCTCCACACGGCCATCTGGGACATTGGTGAAAAGGGGTTCTAGCCACCTTCCTGGTGCCAGTGTGGTCAGGTGGTGTCCCCACACTGACACTTGGTGGACCCCTGCCTGTGGACACAGACTATGAGAGGGTCAgacccacatcctcaca
Above is a window of Erinaceus europaeus chromosome 3, mEriEur2.1, whole genome shotgun sequence DNA encoding:
- the ALKAL2 gene encoding ALK and LTK ligand 2; amino-acid sequence: MHGPGRPLLLALLLVLGAAGRGAEPPGAAERHSLLRLLAEVVLELKRFQAGEAERPPLPGAPEDAPEPDEQRVEIVPRDLRMKDKFLKHLTGPLYFGPKCSKHFHRLYHNTRDCTIPAYYKRCARLLTRLAVSPMCMEG